In Rubripirellula tenax, the following are encoded in one genomic region:
- a CDS encoding DmsC/YnfH family molybdoenzyme membrane anchor subunit: MSSTLPITERPNDLIGQLLSEQQSMSAVERFSARHEAGDLETETIPAQARYYRDLLPASPPGPGQQFAFEVNLDTCSGCKACVVACHTLNGLEEDETWRRVGTLTIGESSSDPLPVIQHVTTACHHCEDPGCLNGCPVKAYDKDPITGIVRHLDDQCIGCKYCTMMCPYEVPQYSDRLGIVRKCDMCHQRLSAGEAPACVQACPNQAIAISVVDQDTAFSAESRLAPGAPLSTITKPSTRYTTSREHAVHAAMPQDTGIDHVAESHWPLAVMLVATQASVGAIAVERSIALIGFTGGLGTSIDLMRWTTLVALLIGGVGLNVAPLHLGKPLRAWRVFLGLRTSWLSREAIVLGKYMGLLSVAVGLAWLPAFADYLPDALVSMIPVWAADVTLTIALLTGLIGLFSSGMIYVATRRRLWRMERTMARFFGSAVVLGFTTVAIVSTALDYQVIAIATGVLGAASMAIKLAWECKILLGRTPSSLGDNEDHRSQRLVQRELGQWASLRLTMGGVGAVCLMLGSVSSPASMSLGLALIGTSLVAHLGGELMERLLYFSSVVYDRMPGTFR, from the coding sequence ATGTCTTCAACACTGCCTATCACCGAGCGACCAAACGACTTGATCGGTCAGTTGCTTTCCGAGCAACAATCGATGTCGGCGGTAGAACGTTTTAGTGCGCGGCATGAAGCAGGTGATTTAGAAACTGAGACGATTCCTGCACAAGCGAGATACTACCGTGACTTGCTTCCGGCCTCGCCTCCGGGACCCGGCCAGCAGTTTGCATTCGAGGTGAACTTAGATACTTGCAGCGGATGCAAAGCTTGTGTGGTTGCATGCCACACCTTGAACGGCTTGGAAGAAGACGAGACATGGCGTCGCGTGGGAACGCTGACCATCGGCGAATCTTCCAGCGATCCGTTGCCGGTGATCCAGCATGTGACGACGGCCTGTCATCACTGCGAAGATCCTGGGTGCTTGAACGGTTGTCCGGTCAAGGCGTACGACAAAGATCCGATCACGGGAATCGTTCGTCACTTGGACGATCAGTGCATCGGTTGCAAGTATTGCACGATGATGTGCCCCTACGAAGTACCTCAGTACAGTGATCGTTTGGGGATTGTTCGCAAATGCGACATGTGCCACCAACGTTTGAGTGCCGGGGAAGCGCCCGCTTGTGTGCAAGCCTGTCCCAACCAAGCGATTGCCATTTCCGTTGTCGATCAGGATACAGCGTTTTCCGCCGAGTCCCGTCTCGCACCCGGCGCTCCGCTGTCGACCATCACCAAACCCTCCACTCGCTACACCACATCGCGAGAACATGCCGTACACGCGGCGATGCCCCAAGATACGGGTATCGACCATGTCGCCGAAAGCCATTGGCCCTTGGCTGTGATGTTGGTTGCGACCCAAGCGTCGGTCGGCGCCATCGCCGTCGAGCGATCGATTGCATTGATCGGATTCACGGGAGGCTTGGGGACGTCGATCGATTTGATGCGTTGGACGACGTTGGTTGCGTTGCTGATCGGTGGAGTGGGGCTGAACGTGGCACCGCTGCATTTGGGAAAACCGCTGCGAGCATGGCGAGTCTTCCTCGGACTGAGAACCAGCTGGCTCAGCCGCGAAGCGATCGTACTTGGAAAATACATGGGACTGTTGTCCGTCGCCGTTGGATTGGCATGGTTGCCCGCCTTCGCGGACTATCTACCCGACGCATTGGTGTCGATGATCCCAGTCTGGGCCGCCGATGTCACCCTGACAATCGCGTTGCTGACGGGGCTGATCGGTTTGTTCAGCAGCGGCATGATCTATGTCGCAACCCGTCGACGGCTGTGGCGAATGGAGCGAACGATGGCTCGCTTCTTTGGCTCGGCTGTGGTTCTAGGTTTTACGACGGTCGCGATCGTTTCTACCGCATTGGATTACCAGGTGATTGCAATCGCAACCGGTGTGCTCGGCGCCGCGTCGATGGCAATCAAGTTGGCTTGGGAGTGCAAGATCCTGCTGGGAAGAACTCCGTCTTCTCTCGGCGATAACGAAGATCATCGCAGCCAGCGGTTGGTCCAACGTGAACTCGGCCAATGGGCATCCCTTCGGTTGACGATGGGTGGTGTTGGCGCAGTTTGTCTGATGCTCGGATCGGTGTCGTCGCCGGCTTCGATGTCGCTGGGGTTGGCTTTGATCGGCACATCCTTGGTGGCTCATTTGGGCGGTGAACTGATGGAACGCTTACTGTATTTTTCAAGTGTGGTGTATGACCGCATGCCGGGGACATTCAGATGA
- a CDS encoding molybdopterin oxidoreductase family protein, giving the protein MTRELLLHPGQHGLGMTHESLAADTTTTAVCGYCSTGCGLKLHVRDGQAVGLTPETDYPVNLGMACPKGWEALRVLESDDRATVPKRRSSDGDLVELSWNDALELFCSKFKSIQAKHGNDSVAFLSTGQMPSEEMAFLGALTRFGMNIRHGDGNTRQCMATAVTAYKESFGFDAPPFTYDDFEQSDCLVFIGANPCIGHPILWERVLRNKNNPEIIVIDPRRTETAMAATDHVPLNPKSDLSLLYAITNELITNDWLDRSFIREHTHGFEQLRSHVARFDAESVARSSGVSADQIRRVAAKIGSGKAVSLWWTMGVNQSYEGTRTAQAIINIALITGNIGRPGTGANSITGQCNAMGSRLWSSTTNLFGHHRFDLAEDRKKVAEALHFPVESIPSEPSWSYDRILEGIRNGEIRGLWVVATNPAHSWIDQDDARELLNRLDFLVVQDMYESTETARHADLILPAAGWGEKEGTFINSERRYGMLKKVRQSPGQALADFQIFRAVAHYWGLGERFAEWTDPESVFRIMQRASVGSPCDISGIEGYEHIDRCGGIQWPWTAADAATSNDNIPPIQRRLFADGTFCYADGRAKLIVDEITPLPEVPDDTYPVMLLTGRGTVSQWHTQTRTSKSPVLRKLYPKDPYIEIHSSDAQSMGVFNGDLVRITSRRGSIVAAAMVTPTVRPGQAFMPMHYETTNRLTLSHFDPHSRQPSYKNSAVRIEKA; this is encoded by the coding sequence ATGACTCGCGAACTGTTGCTGCACCCGGGCCAGCACGGGCTCGGCATGACTCACGAATCACTTGCAGCCGACACCACTACAACAGCCGTTTGTGGATACTGCAGCACCGGTTGCGGGCTGAAACTGCATGTACGTGATGGCCAAGCCGTCGGCCTGACACCCGAAACCGACTATCCGGTGAACCTTGGCATGGCTTGCCCCAAAGGTTGGGAGGCGTTGCGAGTTCTGGAATCCGACGATCGTGCGACCGTACCGAAGCGACGTAGCAGCGACGGTGACTTGGTCGAATTGTCGTGGAACGACGCCCTAGAGCTTTTTTGTTCGAAATTCAAATCGATTCAAGCGAAGCACGGCAACGATTCGGTCGCATTTCTGAGCACCGGCCAAATGCCTTCCGAAGAAATGGCGTTCTTGGGCGCCTTAACTCGTTTCGGTATGAACATCCGACATGGTGACGGCAACACGCGTCAGTGCATGGCGACCGCCGTGACCGCATACAAAGAATCGTTCGGGTTCGACGCCCCGCCGTTCACTTACGATGATTTCGAACAGAGCGATTGTTTGGTTTTCATCGGCGCCAACCCTTGCATCGGACATCCGATCCTATGGGAACGGGTGCTTCGGAACAAAAACAATCCTGAAATCATCGTCATCGATCCGCGCCGTACCGAAACGGCCATGGCGGCGACGGATCACGTTCCATTGAATCCCAAGAGTGACCTCAGCCTACTTTACGCGATCACGAATGAGTTGATCACAAACGATTGGCTCGATCGCTCGTTCATCCGAGAACATACCCATGGCTTCGAGCAATTGAGGTCGCACGTCGCTCGCTTCGACGCCGAATCCGTCGCACGTTCCAGCGGTGTATCGGCGGATCAGATTCGACGCGTTGCAGCGAAGATCGGATCGGGGAAAGCAGTTTCGCTTTGGTGGACGATGGGCGTCAATCAAAGCTACGAAGGCACCCGAACCGCACAGGCGATCATCAACATCGCACTGATCACCGGCAATATCGGTCGACCGGGCACCGGCGCTAACAGCATCACCGGCCAATGCAATGCGATGGGCTCGCGACTATGGAGCAGCACCACCAATCTGTTCGGCCACCACCGATTCGACCTTGCCGAGGATCGAAAGAAGGTTGCCGAGGCACTTCACTTTCCCGTCGAATCGATCCCTTCCGAACCGAGCTGGTCCTATGACCGGATCCTCGAGGGAATTCGAAACGGCGAGATTCGCGGCCTCTGGGTCGTTGCGACGAATCCCGCACACAGTTGGATCGACCAGGACGATGCTCGCGAGCTTCTCAATCGCCTTGATTTCTTGGTCGTTCAAGACATGTATGAATCGACCGAGACGGCTCGTCATGCGGACTTGATTTTGCCAGCCGCAGGCTGGGGCGAAAAAGAAGGCACGTTCATCAACAGTGAACGGCGTTACGGAATGCTAAAGAAGGTCCGACAATCACCTGGACAAGCTCTCGCGGACTTTCAAATTTTCCGAGCCGTCGCGCACTACTGGGGACTCGGTGAAAGATTTGCCGAATGGACGGATCCCGAATCGGTGTTTCGAATCATGCAACGGGCAAGCGTCGGTTCGCCGTGTGACATTTCGGGGATCGAGGGATACGAACACATCGACCGCTGTGGTGGCATTCAGTGGCCATGGACCGCGGCCGATGCGGCAACCAGCAACGACAATATTCCGCCGATCCAGCGCCGTTTGTTTGCCGATGGAACGTTCTGTTATGCCGATGGCCGGGCCAAGTTGATTGTTGACGAAATCACGCCGCTGCCCGAGGTCCCGGACGATACCTATCCCGTGATGCTATTGACCGGGCGTGGCACCGTCAGCCAATGGCACACGCAAACGCGAACCAGCAAGAGCCCTGTCCTCCGGAAACTCTATCCGAAGGATCCGTACATCGAGATCCACTCCAGTGATGCTCAATCGATGGGCGTTTTCAACGGCGACTTGGTACGAATCACTTCACGTCGTGGATCGATCGTTGCTGCTGCAATGGTGACACCGACGGTCCGCCCCGGTCAAGCATTCATGCCCATGCACTATGAAACGACGAATCGGTTGACGCTTAGCCATTTTGATCCTCACAGTCGACAACCTAGCTACAAAAACTCTGCGGTAAGAATCGAGAAGGCGTAA
- a CDS encoding NirA family protein, whose product MSDEPFSDEQKQYLSGFTFGADVARAVSGLPVLSGRAAPAGSMLSVGGGGADLNGQVLPVGPERIALQAQADTEKSGRKLCKEELAKRDKNPLDMWDEIVARSKAGQFPKGTDVFLTKWQGLFHVAPAQDSFMCRMRLPGGVLHAWQFRGLADLSDVSAGGYVDVTTRANLQLREIPADQAANILYGLRELDIVTQGSGGDNIRNCTASALSGIDESELIETIPLAKRMHHHILNHREMFGLPRKFNIAFEGGGRIASLDDTNDIGFRAVRVDETNASDDLPAGVYFQLTLGGITGHKDFARPTGILLRPDECVDVAGAIVRVFVASGDRTDRKKARLKYVLDDWGFDKFVEAVEADMGTPLRRVNANRLTPSNAEDRLAHVGFHRQAQAGRQYVGVVLPAGRMTSDQVRGLSDISQTFGNGEIRLTVWQNLIIPHIRDADVDQVKAAIEAIGLDHDASSFRAGLVACTGSAGCKFAASDTKADAMRIAETLQSRFQLDEPINIHVTGCHHSCAQHYIGDIGLIGCKVERGDDMVDGYHIHVGGGWGDRQGIARLLLESVPSDEIPEVVASVVGGYIEKRLGNESFTSFAKRQTIDDLKTLLTVNA is encoded by the coding sequence ATGTCAGACGAACCATTTTCCGACGAGCAAAAACAGTATCTGTCCGGATTCACGTTCGGAGCCGATGTCGCACGCGCCGTCAGCGGCTTGCCCGTGTTAAGCGGTCGCGCCGCACCGGCCGGATCAATGTTGTCGGTTGGGGGCGGCGGCGCCGATTTGAATGGCCAAGTATTGCCGGTCGGCCCCGAGCGGATCGCCTTGCAGGCTCAAGCAGACACCGAAAAATCCGGCCGCAAACTTTGCAAAGAAGAACTCGCCAAACGCGACAAGAATCCGCTGGACATGTGGGACGAAATCGTTGCCCGGTCCAAGGCGGGTCAATTCCCGAAGGGAACCGATGTCTTTTTGACCAAGTGGCAAGGATTGTTCCATGTCGCACCGGCACAGGATTCGTTCATGTGCCGAATGCGTCTGCCGGGCGGCGTGCTGCACGCTTGGCAATTCCGTGGACTGGCGGATCTTAGCGACGTATCGGCAGGCGGTTACGTCGATGTGACCACGCGTGCCAACTTGCAATTGCGGGAAATCCCCGCCGATCAGGCAGCCAACATTCTGTACGGGCTTCGCGAACTGGACATCGTCACCCAGGGATCCGGCGGCGACAACATTCGCAATTGTACGGCCAGCGCGTTGTCGGGCATCGACGAATCCGAGTTGATCGAAACCATTCCGCTTGCTAAGCGAATGCACCATCATATTTTGAATCACCGCGAGATGTTTGGCTTGCCTCGAAAGTTTAACATCGCTTTTGAAGGCGGCGGACGAATCGCTTCGCTGGACGATACCAACGACATCGGGTTTCGCGCCGTTCGCGTCGATGAAACCAACGCGTCCGACGATCTGCCAGCGGGAGTCTATTTCCAACTGACGCTCGGTGGCATTACCGGGCACAAGGACTTTGCGCGCCCGACGGGCATCCTGCTTCGCCCCGATGAATGCGTCGACGTGGCCGGCGCAATCGTGCGAGTGTTCGTAGCCAGCGGTGATCGCACCGATCGAAAAAAGGCTCGCTTGAAGTACGTGTTGGACGATTGGGGTTTCGACAAGTTCGTGGAAGCCGTCGAAGCCGACATGGGTACGCCTCTACGCCGCGTCAACGCGAATCGACTGACGCCGTCGAACGCCGAAGACCGGTTGGCACATGTCGGTTTTCATCGGCAAGCACAAGCGGGACGCCAATACGTCGGTGTCGTGCTGCCGGCTGGACGGATGACCAGCGACCAAGTTCGCGGACTGTCCGACATCTCGCAAACGTTTGGCAATGGCGAAATTCGCTTGACCGTTTGGCAAAACTTGATCATCCCTCACATTCGTGATGCCGATGTCGACCAGGTCAAAGCAGCCATCGAAGCGATCGGTCTCGATCACGATGCCAGTTCATTTCGGGCAGGCCTGGTCGCCTGCACTGGCAGCGCGGGGTGCAAGTTCGCCGCCAGCGACACCAAGGCGGATGCGATGCGAATTGCGGAAACACTTCAGTCACGCTTCCAACTTGACGAACCGATCAACATCCACGTCACCGGCTGCCACCACAGTTGCGCCCAGCACTACATCGGCGATATTGGTTTGATCGGTTGCAAAGTCGAACGAGGAGACGACATGGTCGACGGTTACCACATTCACGTCGGTGGCGGATGGGGCGACCGGCAAGGCATCGCTCGCCTGCTTTTGGAATCGGTCCCTTCGGACGAGATTCCCGAAGTGGTTGCATCCGTCGTGGGTGGCTACATCGAAAAGCGACTTGGCAACGAAAGCTTCACGTCATTCGCAAAGCGTCAGACGATCGACGATTTGAAAACACTATTGACTGTAAATGCATAG